In one Anas platyrhynchos isolate ZD024472 breed Pekin duck chromosome 8, IASCAAS_PekinDuck_T2T, whole genome shotgun sequence genomic region, the following are encoded:
- the BRINP2 gene encoding BMP/retinoic acid-inducible neural-specific protein 2 isoform X2 codes for MGQQDLRRADGPPPMLPWPLALLALSACCGAGGAVPEQHAAGAASPSSPSSSSPSRAPLDWLLTDRGPFYRAQEYVDFTERYRQGFTTREFARWKVNNLALERKDFFSLPLPLAPEFIRNIRLLGRRPSLQQVTDSIIKKYGTHFLLAATLGGEESLTIFVDKRKLSRRAEPAGAGNSSAVSLETLHQLAASYFIDRESTLRRLHHIQIATAAIKVTETRTGPLGCSNYDNLDSVSSVLVQSPENKVQLQGLQTVLPPHLRERFVAAALSYIACGSAGELLCRRSDCRCQCQPAFPHCNCPEADVQALEGSLAQLHRAWESHHGQFEESEEFQALVKRLPGDRFLNRTAISHFWAMDLDVQHRYQQLGTSLKLLARKTHRIIRRLFNLSKRCHRQPRFKLPKERSLPYWWSRAQSLLYCSETTVPGTFLEESHSCTCPSEQPSCQGSIPCALGEGTACASCAEDNTTRCGACNQGYVLAQGSCRPEVADSLEHYLGLETDLQDLELKYLLQKRDSRIEVHSIFISNDMRLGSWFDPSWRKRMLLTLKSNKYKPGLVHVMLALSLQICLTKNSTLEPVMAIYVNPFGGSHSESWFVPVNEGSFPDWERTNVDASAQCQNWTLTLGNKWKTFFETVHVYLRSRIKSLDDSSNETIYYEPLEMADPSKNLGYMKINSLQVFGYSLPFEPDAIRDLILQLDYPYTQGSQDSAMLQLVEIRDRVNRLSPPGKTRLDLFTCLLRHRLKLANNEVARIQSSLRAFSAKLPNAVEQETGKLCS; via the exons ATGGGGCAGCAGGACCTGCGGCGCGCTGACGGGCCCCCGCCGATGCTCCCGTGGCCgctggccctgctggccctGAGCGCATGCTGTGGGGCGGGCGGCGCCGTGCCCGAGCAGCATGCCGCCGGCGCCGCGTCCCCTTCgtccccatcctcatcctcccccAGCCGGGCACCCCTGGACTGGCTCCTCACCGACCGGGGTCCCTTCTACCGAGCCCAGGAGTACGTGGACTTCACGGAGCGCTACCGGCAGGGTTTCACCACCAG GGAGTTCGCCCGCTGGAAGGTGAACAACCTGGCCCTGGAGAGGAAGGACTTCTTCAGCTTGCCGCTGCCCCTCGCCCCCGAATTCATCCGCAACATCCGCCTGCTGGGGCGCAggcccagcctgcagcaggtcaCCGACAGCATCATCAAGAAGTACGGCACACACTTCTTGCTCGCCGCCACGCTGGGAG GAGAGGAGTCGCTGACCATTTTTGTGGACAAGCGCAAGCTGAGCCGCAGGGCAGAGCCCGCGGGGGCCGGGAACAGCTCGGCGGTGTCGCTGGAGACGCTGCACCAGCTGGCGGCCTCCTACTTCATCGACCGGGAGAGCACGCTGCGCCGGCTGCACCACATCCAGATCGCCACCGCCGCCATCAAG GTGACAGAGACGCGGACGGGGCCGCTCGGCTGCAGCAACTACGATAACCTGGATTCGGTGAGCTCGGTGCTGGTGCAGAGCCCGGAGAACAAGGTGCAGCTGCAAG GGCTGCAGACGGTGCTCCCCCCGCACCTCCGGGAGCGTTTCGTGGCGGCTGCCCTGAGCTACATCGCCTGCGGCTCGGCCGGGGAGCTGCTGTGCCGCCGGAGTGACTGCCGCTGCCAGTGCCAGCCCGCCTTCCCCCACTGCAACTGCCCCGAGGCCGACGTGCAGGCGCTGGAaggcagcctggcccagctccaTCGCGCCTGGGAGAGCCACCACGGTCAGTTCGAGGAGTCAG aggagTTCCAGGCCCTGGTGAAGAGGCTCCCAGGGGACCGTTTCCTGAACAGGACGGCCATCTCCCACTTCTGGGCCATGGACCTGGACGTCCAGCACCGCTACCAGCAGCTGGGCACCAGCCTGAAGCTGCTCGCCAGGAAAACCCACCGCATCATCCGCAGGCTCTTCAACCTCAGCAAACGCTGCCACCGGCAGCCTCGCTTCAAACTGCCCAAGGAGAG GTCGCTTCCTTACTGGTGGAGCCGCGCGCAGTCGCTCCTCTACTGCAGCGAGACCACCGTGCCCGGGACCTTCCTGGAGGAAAGCCACAGCTGCACGTGCCCCTCGGAGCAGCCCTCCTGCCAGGGGTCCATCCCGTGTGCCTTGGGCGAGGGGACAGCCTGCGCCAGCTGCGCCGAGGACAACACCACCCGCTGCGGGGCGTGCAACCAGGGCTACGTGCTGGCCCAGGGCTCGTGCCGCCCCGAGGTGGCTGACTCGCTGGAGCACTACCTGGGGCTGGAGACAGACCTGCAGGACTTGGAGCTCAAGTACCTCCTGCAGAAGCGGGACAGCCGCATCGAGGTGCACTCCATCTTCATCAGCAACGACATGCGCCTGGGCAGCTGGTTCGACCCCTCCTGGAGGAAGCGCATGCTCCTGACCCTGAAGAGCAACAAGTACAAACCCGGGCTGGTGCACGTCATGCTGGCCCTGTCCCTGCAGATCTGCCTCACCAAGAACAGCACGCTGGAGCCCGTCATGGCCATCTATGTCAACCCCTTTGGGGGGAGCCACTCGGAGAGCTGGTTCGTGCCCGTCAACGAGGGCAGCTTCCCAGACTGGGAAAGGACTAACGTGGATGCCTCTGCCCAGTGCCAAAACTGGACGCTCACCTTGGGCAACAAGTGGAAGACCTTCTTTGAGACGGTCCATGTCTACCTGCGGAGCCGCATCAAGTCTCTGGATGACAGCTCCAACGAGACGATCTACTACGAGCCCCTGGAGATGGCAGACCCCTCCAAGAACCTGGGGTACATGAAAATCAACAGCCTGCAGGTCTTCGGCTACAGCCTGCCCTTTGAGCCGGACGCCATACGCGACCTGATCCTGCAGCTGGACTACCCCTACACGCAGGGCTCCCAGGACTCGGCCATGCTGCAGCTGGTGGAGATCAGGGACCGGGTGAACAGGCTGTCACCCCCCGGCAAAACCCGCCTCGACCTCTTCACCTGCCTGCTGCGCCACCGGCTCAAGCTGGCCAACAATGAGGTGGCCAGGATCCAGTCCTCCCTGCGGGCCTTCAGCGCCAAGCTGCCCAACGCGGTGGAGCAGGAGACGGGCAAGCTGTGCAGCTAA
- the BRINP2 gene encoding BMP/retinoic acid-inducible neural-specific protein 2 isoform X1, with product MGQQDLRRADGPPPMLPWPLALLALSACCGAGGAVPEQHAAGAASPSSPSSSSPSRAPLDWLLTDRGPFYRAQEYVDFTERYRQGFTTRYRIYREFARWKVNNLALERKDFFSLPLPLAPEFIRNIRLLGRRPSLQQVTDSIIKKYGTHFLLAATLGGEESLTIFVDKRKLSRRAEPAGAGNSSAVSLETLHQLAASYFIDRESTLRRLHHIQIATAAIKVTETRTGPLGCSNYDNLDSVSSVLVQSPENKVQLQGLQTVLPPHLRERFVAAALSYIACGSAGELLCRRSDCRCQCQPAFPHCNCPEADVQALEGSLAQLHRAWESHHGQFEESEEFQALVKRLPGDRFLNRTAISHFWAMDLDVQHRYQQLGTSLKLLARKTHRIIRRLFNLSKRCHRQPRFKLPKERSLPYWWSRAQSLLYCSETTVPGTFLEESHSCTCPSEQPSCQGSIPCALGEGTACASCAEDNTTRCGACNQGYVLAQGSCRPEVADSLEHYLGLETDLQDLELKYLLQKRDSRIEVHSIFISNDMRLGSWFDPSWRKRMLLTLKSNKYKPGLVHVMLALSLQICLTKNSTLEPVMAIYVNPFGGSHSESWFVPVNEGSFPDWERTNVDASAQCQNWTLTLGNKWKTFFETVHVYLRSRIKSLDDSSNETIYYEPLEMADPSKNLGYMKINSLQVFGYSLPFEPDAIRDLILQLDYPYTQGSQDSAMLQLVEIRDRVNRLSPPGKTRLDLFTCLLRHRLKLANNEVARIQSSLRAFSAKLPNAVEQETGKLCS from the exons ATGGGGCAGCAGGACCTGCGGCGCGCTGACGGGCCCCCGCCGATGCTCCCGTGGCCgctggccctgctggccctGAGCGCATGCTGTGGGGCGGGCGGCGCCGTGCCCGAGCAGCATGCCGCCGGCGCCGCGTCCCCTTCgtccccatcctcatcctcccccAGCCGGGCACCCCTGGACTGGCTCCTCACCGACCGGGGTCCCTTCTACCGAGCCCAGGAGTACGTGGACTTCACGGAGCGCTACCGGCAGGGTTTCACCACCAGGTACAGGATCTACAG GGAGTTCGCCCGCTGGAAGGTGAACAACCTGGCCCTGGAGAGGAAGGACTTCTTCAGCTTGCCGCTGCCCCTCGCCCCCGAATTCATCCGCAACATCCGCCTGCTGGGGCGCAggcccagcctgcagcaggtcaCCGACAGCATCATCAAGAAGTACGGCACACACTTCTTGCTCGCCGCCACGCTGGGAG GAGAGGAGTCGCTGACCATTTTTGTGGACAAGCGCAAGCTGAGCCGCAGGGCAGAGCCCGCGGGGGCCGGGAACAGCTCGGCGGTGTCGCTGGAGACGCTGCACCAGCTGGCGGCCTCCTACTTCATCGACCGGGAGAGCACGCTGCGCCGGCTGCACCACATCCAGATCGCCACCGCCGCCATCAAG GTGACAGAGACGCGGACGGGGCCGCTCGGCTGCAGCAACTACGATAACCTGGATTCGGTGAGCTCGGTGCTGGTGCAGAGCCCGGAGAACAAGGTGCAGCTGCAAG GGCTGCAGACGGTGCTCCCCCCGCACCTCCGGGAGCGTTTCGTGGCGGCTGCCCTGAGCTACATCGCCTGCGGCTCGGCCGGGGAGCTGCTGTGCCGCCGGAGTGACTGCCGCTGCCAGTGCCAGCCCGCCTTCCCCCACTGCAACTGCCCCGAGGCCGACGTGCAGGCGCTGGAaggcagcctggcccagctccaTCGCGCCTGGGAGAGCCACCACGGTCAGTTCGAGGAGTCAG aggagTTCCAGGCCCTGGTGAAGAGGCTCCCAGGGGACCGTTTCCTGAACAGGACGGCCATCTCCCACTTCTGGGCCATGGACCTGGACGTCCAGCACCGCTACCAGCAGCTGGGCACCAGCCTGAAGCTGCTCGCCAGGAAAACCCACCGCATCATCCGCAGGCTCTTCAACCTCAGCAAACGCTGCCACCGGCAGCCTCGCTTCAAACTGCCCAAGGAGAG GTCGCTTCCTTACTGGTGGAGCCGCGCGCAGTCGCTCCTCTACTGCAGCGAGACCACCGTGCCCGGGACCTTCCTGGAGGAAAGCCACAGCTGCACGTGCCCCTCGGAGCAGCCCTCCTGCCAGGGGTCCATCCCGTGTGCCTTGGGCGAGGGGACAGCCTGCGCCAGCTGCGCCGAGGACAACACCACCCGCTGCGGGGCGTGCAACCAGGGCTACGTGCTGGCCCAGGGCTCGTGCCGCCCCGAGGTGGCTGACTCGCTGGAGCACTACCTGGGGCTGGAGACAGACCTGCAGGACTTGGAGCTCAAGTACCTCCTGCAGAAGCGGGACAGCCGCATCGAGGTGCACTCCATCTTCATCAGCAACGACATGCGCCTGGGCAGCTGGTTCGACCCCTCCTGGAGGAAGCGCATGCTCCTGACCCTGAAGAGCAACAAGTACAAACCCGGGCTGGTGCACGTCATGCTGGCCCTGTCCCTGCAGATCTGCCTCACCAAGAACAGCACGCTGGAGCCCGTCATGGCCATCTATGTCAACCCCTTTGGGGGGAGCCACTCGGAGAGCTGGTTCGTGCCCGTCAACGAGGGCAGCTTCCCAGACTGGGAAAGGACTAACGTGGATGCCTCTGCCCAGTGCCAAAACTGGACGCTCACCTTGGGCAACAAGTGGAAGACCTTCTTTGAGACGGTCCATGTCTACCTGCGGAGCCGCATCAAGTCTCTGGATGACAGCTCCAACGAGACGATCTACTACGAGCCCCTGGAGATGGCAGACCCCTCCAAGAACCTGGGGTACATGAAAATCAACAGCCTGCAGGTCTTCGGCTACAGCCTGCCCTTTGAGCCGGACGCCATACGCGACCTGATCCTGCAGCTGGACTACCCCTACACGCAGGGCTCCCAGGACTCGGCCATGCTGCAGCTGGTGGAGATCAGGGACCGGGTGAACAGGCTGTCACCCCCCGGCAAAACCCGCCTCGACCTCTTCACCTGCCTGCTGCGCCACCGGCTCAAGCTGGCCAACAATGAGGTGGCCAGGATCCAGTCCTCCCTGCGGGCCTTCAGCGCCAAGCTGCCCAACGCGGTGGAGCAGGAGACGGGCAAGCTGTGCAGCTAA